DNA from Rhodobacteraceae bacterium M382:
GAAACGTCCACTTGCCGCGCGCCAGTCATCCGCACCGCTTCGACCACATTTCCGGGGGTCAGGCCGCCGGCCAGCATCCAGGGTTTCTGCCAGTATTTCCGCCCGGCCAGCAACCGCCAGTCAAACGCGAGCCCGTTACCACCTGGCAAATCAGAGCCTTTTGGCGGTTTGGCATCGATCAACACCTGATCAGCCACCTGAGAATAGAGGTCAATTTTGTCTAGATCTTCGGCCGTAGCAACACCAATCGCCTTCATCACCGGCAAGCCAAAACGTGCCTTGACCTCGGCCACACGATCCGGGCTCTCGGAGCCGTGCAATTGCAGCATATCCAGCGGCACAGCCGCAACAATCGCATCCAGATCGTCGTCAGTGGCATTCACCGTCAAGGCAACCTTGCAGATCCCCGCGGGCACTGCCGCAGCCAATTCTGCCGCCACAGTCACCGTCAAGTGTCGGGGAGATTTGGGAAAGAACACAAAACCCACATAGGCTGCGCCAGCTTGTGCCGCAGCTGTCACGTCGGCCTGTGTGCGCAGCCCGCAAATCTTGACCCTGACATCCTGGGACATGGTGTTCAGCTTGCCTCGTCCAGAATGGCAAGCACTTCATCCTTGCCCTGGTTCTTCTGC
Protein-coding regions in this window:
- a CDS encoding phosphoribosylanthranilate isomerase, translated to MSQDVRVKICGLRTQADVTAAAQAGAAYVGFVFFPKSPRHLTVTVAAELAAAVPAGICKVALTVNATDDDLDAIVAAVPLDMLQLHGSESPDRVAEVKARFGLPVMKAIGVATAEDLDKIDLYSQVADQVLIDAKPPKGSDLPGGNGLAFDWRLLAGRKYWQKPWMLAGGLTPGNVVEAVRMTGARQVDVSSGVESAPGVKDPEMIAALVRAAQA